The genome window ACTCTGGATGAGTTTGAGTCTCTAAAAAGGGACTTAGTCTCCAGTCTCTAGCGTCATTAGGAGAATTACACACGCGATTCTATTCAAAACAAATAACTGGTTAAGCAATACTAAAATATCCTAGAAGCTGCTTTCATGAGTGTTCTCTGATGAATGATAAATCACTCGGCCAATTTATCATGGGTTTAAGCATCATCATTATGGTGGGGTACTTCGTATGGGCTTTTGCTCCCATGCTGGGGCCTGCAGTGACAAACCTAATAACACCTGAGATGAGTGAATGGGCATTCCGCTTTCCGGTGATCCTCGCAGTCTATCTTTTGCTGCTGGTCGTCGCTTGGATAGGTTATACAATGGCGACTACTCCTCCGCCAATACCTCTCGAGAGCCCTCTGGAGATCGAGAGAGCAGAATATGATAGCACCCAGAGTGGAACAAAAGATCAGTCAAGCTGATGATTTCATCCTTTTTTAATATGGTATGGAACCCTATGGTTTTGTATCTTCCCGAATCTTTCTGATTTCTTTTTGTTAACGTTTATTGAGATCAATTAAAACGTCTAGACTTATTTCTCAAACATTTAATTAAAACCTACTCTCCTTAGAATGGTTGTTAAAATTTGGAAAACCTTAAGATAAACTGGTAACCGTGAGGCGTGGATATCTATTCCTAGACCTTCCTGTATATGATGTGACATGAAGATGATGCCCCGTTTCAATCTGCAATTTATGGGAGTTTTGGTCTTTCCGGTCACGTTTCTCGTGGGGGCTTCTCAAAGTAGTCGCCGTTGATGTCATATCCTTTAAAATCCCCTTTTGGATCGGGAACGGCGGATGGATTCGGGTCATTTCCACTATATCTACTGCGGCTATCGCTAGGAAGATCCTGGAGAGACTCTAAATGGATCGAAGGAAAATCCTCATCGCCATGACCTTGTCGGCCACTTTCTATGTCCTATTCTATAGGGCGCTATTATTCCTCATTCAGAGAACCTCTGTGCAGGAGGTGACTATGGCAAATACAGACCCGTTCATCTGGATGGTGGCTTACACCGCAGCCATCACGATGGTACCCCGTTTTATTATAGGCGTGATTTTTGTGTGTAATTTTCCTCTTCCTTGTCCCGAGGAAGAAGTTTAAGCCGATATTTGTATTTCCATCTGAGAAAACAGTTGTTCAAGAAGAGGCCGTAGCCCACAAAATGTCATGCGTCTCACGCGTGATGCCGCTTTCTTTTTACTCGAAGTTTTACCTCTTTTTTGGGTAAGGAGCCTAGGCATCAGTCCCTGCGTGTACCTAAGTTCTACAAATCCATTGGAGTATATTTCAAATATAGCATATTATTCTGCCGAGTATGGCGAAAAGATCGAGTTGGTCTAGAAGCTCCAAATTTTCTCCTTTAATCAGGCTCTTTTGGTCATTAATAGTCTCGCATTCAACCTCAGCTTCCATGTCCCAGGGCTGTACTGGGAGACCCGTGTGTGATCCATAAATTCTGCCGACCGTCCATGTTTTGCAGCAGCTTCCGCAATGAGCTTCTCTGCTTCGGTAAATCCATTCTCCTGGGGGCTCCAATAGTAGAGGTGGATGGCGCCTCTGTCCCTTAGGAGCGGGACAGCAACATCAAGAAACTTGTAGGCTCCCAGGGGGAGGGGCATAATAATCCTATCGTACGTCTTTCCTATCTCGGGGCAGATCTGCCTAACGTCGCCCTTGATGGGTTGGACCCTGTCAGAGACCCTATTGAGATAGATGTTTTCTATGCAGTAGTTATGGGCTACGGGATTCAACTCGACGGCGATCACATTGACCGAGGTTTTTTTTTTAGCTATTCTTATTGGAATCGGACCGATACCGCTAAACATCACCAGAACCTCTTCGCCGTTTCCCACAACCTCCGTCAATCTATCTCTCTCCATGCTTTCTCGGGGAGAGAAGTAGACGGTTGCTGGGTCGAGCCTGAATACGCAGCCAGACTCCCTATGGAGGACCTCGGTGTCCGGGTTTCCTGCGATAAGCCTGAGCTCTCTGATCCGATAGTCTCCGGTTCTGGCCGATTCCTTCGCGAGGACGCTGGAGACATTCCTGTGGACCCTCATGATAGCCTCAGCGATCTGCTTCTCCACGTCCCTCAGTTCGTCAGATATCTCAATCACCGCCACGGCCTTTCTCTTGGAGCCGTAAATATCGAAGGACTTTGTCATAATGCTGAACTTGTCGGGAGGGAGGAGGGTCTTCAGCTCAGCTCGAAGGCTAAGGCTCATTTCAGGAATAGAATAATAGCATGGACCTTATTTATCCAATGGTTCAGTCTCTTGGACTAAAAGATGGATCTCTCGCCCGTTTTTCGCATCAGTTTACCTCTAACCTTAATCTCATCCTGGAAAAGGTCATCGGGATCATAATCTTCCTGAGTCCTTCGCTTTACGGTCTTTCCGCAGACGCCAGTTTCGAGGAGCTGAGCCCGGTAACATACGGCGTAGTTGCAGCCCTTAGGGGCGCAATCATCGCCAGTCCATTCACACCTTGCCTCTCTGCCACTAATGATCAGAGATCGTTTGGTGCACTTGAAGTCGCGACAGTCCGGAAAACACTGTTTTACTTCTGTCAAAATAAATTACCTCGTCGTAGTAGGGGCGAATTTAGTAATAGTTTTATTCATAGGATAGCATTTAAACTTTATTTATGCCCCGATGTTTCTCCAACTACACTAACTAAAATTGAACTAAATTAGAGATCGGAACGCGGAAATCTTCAGTTTGAACCTTAGCCCAAACCTATACGAACCTCCTCTATTTTATCTCTCAAATCCCACGCAGGGCTATTAATCTGGGGCTGAGGGTTTCTTATATTCCACCATTTTGGAGCCGATCAATTGCACCAGAACGGTTCTTAGGATCGAAGCTGCAGGAAGGGTCCCGCCTTCATCTAAACCATTATTATCTCCTTAGTTTAGGGACCAAAAAGTTATGGAGGTGAATTTCTCAGTGATCTGGTACGTAACGTGGTCCCAGAGAGACATTAAGAAATGGCGAGGGATGTCGCGGTGAAGACCGGAGGGTTCAGTAAGGAGGCCGTCTCCCAAGTTCCGGGGTTACCCCGCTTGGGGGAGTTCATTGCTTTGTTATCCTACGGGGGATTGGAAGCTAGCTCCTTTCTCGTAGCTCCTTGTATTGCTCCTTGACTTCGTTTATCCTGTTGCAGGTGAATCTCCCCTCGGTGCAGTATCCCCGCTGGCTACAATAGGGGCCGGTTTCCTTAAAGAGGCTGGGGGCCACAGCTATGACTTCGAGGAGCATAGCGTCTGCCAAGTCCCTGATCTCCCATTGAGCCCGTTCACAGCAACGAAGACCGAAAAAGTGGTTGAGCGATTCTCCATCCATTGTCATGATCATACTTGTCTCGGCAGCATTTGGGAGAACGAACCTAGCGTCTTCCTTGGGGACGCCTGATTCCACCAGTTTTCCATATGCTTCTCCGGAGGCTTCCACAAGATCACGGAATATTTCGGATCTTTCTCCGATGGAACTGGGAGTGACGATTTTTTCTCTGAGCTTTTTCTCTGTGATGTATCGCTGGCTCTGCTGGGAATAGGATGCCACTCTATGCCTAACAAGCTGATGGCTGCAAGCCCGGCTGATCCCTTCAATGGCGAAGGTGAATGCCGTGTGAGATAGGAGGTCATTATCCGTCAGGCCTTCCTTGGCGTTTTTCTTTAACCGTTCAATGGGGGTATGGCTCAGCAGTTCTGCTTTCATCTCATTCTCCCCCTCAATGCCTTCAAAGAGGGGGCGAGATCACTCACCGAGTCAACGAGGGCGTCCCTGAATTCGGTTCTCTCCGTGCTTGAGTATTCCATAACTGTCCTGAGATTGGCGCTCATGAGCCATTTACCATCGCTGAGGGGAGTGAACTTGAAGAAGTTATTCTTCAGGATAATCCTGAGCACTTCACTTTTTGTTACCTCAATAGTCCAAGTAAACCTGTTGTGCTCTAGGACACTCCCATGTTGCAACTCGAGCCTCCCAACGGTGGTCTTTATTTTATTTGGTTTGTTCCTTAGTCGCTTGTAGAGTACAGATGGTTTGGCTCCTGTGGTCGTAGTGAGTATTGCTGTGGCTATGAGCGTCTCGATGTCCGGTGTATAACAGATAAGCTTCAGTCTCACTGTGTCCTTCCCCTGAAGGGATCAGGTTAGATAGGGGGCATCTCAGACTTTTTTGGCTTGGCCTTAAGTTCCTGGGGAATATCGACTGCTCTTGAGACATTTATCGCATTG of Candidatus Bathyarchaeota archaeon contains these proteins:
- a CDS encoding class I SAM-dependent methyltransferase family protein, producing MSLSLRAELKTLLPPDKFSIMTKSFDIYGSKRKAVAVIEISDELRDVEKQIAEAIMRVHRNVSSVLAKESARTGDYRIRELRLIAGNPDTEVLHRESGCVFRLDPATVYFSPRESMERDRLTEVVGNGEEVLVMFSGIGPIPIRIAKKKTSVNVIAVELNPVAHNYCIENIYLNRVSDRVQPIKGDVRQICPEIGKTYDRIIMPLPLGAYKFLDVAVPLLRDRGAIHLYYWSPQENGFTEAEKLIAEAAAKHGRSAEFMDHTRVSQYSPGTWKLRLNARLLMTKRA
- the thyX gene encoding FAD-dependent thymidylate synthase, with the translated sequence MKAELLSHTPIERLKKNAKEGLTDNDLLSHTAFTFAIEGISRACSHQLVRHRVASYSQQSQRYITEKKLREKIVTPSSIGERSEIFRDLVEASGEAYGKLVESGVPKEDARFVLPNAAETSMIMTMDGESLNHFFGLRCCERAQWEIRDLADAMLLEVIAVAPSLFKETGPYCSQRGYCTEGRFTCNRINEVKEQYKELRERS